The proteins below are encoded in one region of Metabacillus dongyingensis:
- a CDS encoding DUF4145 domain-containing protein, protein MYLDYIKADYSNKSEKERKEFVNRDKKHLGKIVQSRITEDIEYIVERWYELEDIGVIGEDGVFLKLLNEAEELYSFGYYVGAISLIGVAAEELCKSIVEKNNIGASDITQFNRINLIYSKKEIDTKAKNALHTIRKIRNNYIHSSKANIYENLNEIKKQCYIVISSFKSVLKSILQVEEIDYSQVAEKLISNQNISFIDFKYRYRNILRQEDIDLQLEVTNKPRVITSVFVICEIDFETELFKEITLLDLINGLSVVVDLTIPQVQELKRLKLEEKNGIIATIISKVSSIGQTEEWMLLEIQEVYRGEIGY, encoded by the coding sequence ATGTATTTAGATTATATCAAAGCAGACTATAGCAATAAATCTGAAAAAGAACGTAAAGAGTTTGTAAATAGAGATAAGAAACATTTAGGAAAAATAGTTCAATCACGTATTACTGAAGATATAGAATATATAGTTGAGAGATGGTATGAGTTAGAAGATATCGGAGTAATAGGTGAAGATGGAGTTTTTTTAAAACTACTTAATGAAGCAGAGGAACTCTATTCATTCGGTTACTATGTTGGTGCTATTTCTTTAATAGGGGTTGCTGCAGAAGAGCTATGTAAGAGTATTGTTGAAAAAAATAATATCGGTGCTAGCGATATAACACAATTCAATCGAATAAATCTGATATATAGTAAAAAGGAAATCGATACAAAAGCTAAGAATGCCTTACATACTATTAGGAAAATAAGAAATAACTACATTCATTCTAGCAAAGCGAATATTTATGAAAATCTTAATGAAATCAAGAAACAGTGTTACATTGTTATTTCCTCGTTTAAAAGTGTACTTAAAAGTATATTACAAGTTGAAGAAATTGATTATTCTCAAGTTGCAGAAAAATTAATTTCAAATCAAAATATTAGTTTTATTGATTTTAAATATCGTTATCGCAATATTTTAAGACAAGAAGATATAGATTTACAATTAGAAGTAACAAATAAACCTAGAGTAATTACAAGCGTATTTGTAATTTGTGAAATAGATTTTGAAACAGAATTATTTAAAGAGATAACTTTATTAGATTTAATTAATGGTCTTTCTGTTGTTGTAGATTTAACTATCCCACAAGTGCAAGAATTAAAGAGATTAAAACTAGAAGAAAAGAACGGAATAATTGCCACTATTATATCTAAGGTAAGTTCAATTGGACAAACAGAAGAATGGATGTTATTAGAGATACAGGAGGTTTATAGGGGAGAAATAGGATATTAG
- a CDS encoding DEAD/DEAH box helicase, whose product MKGDTINNYFLKGENPMQQQSHFFSNIQPSRELDNFLQQLEGYANEKNTPIYLIDGPLGDKKYTYELDQPMILLIPEHQIMLIDTQDDSDSFNDFIDDFSEDLGHLSDKFEYKKILGRPRVWKQDLITDKHLKHFDGDIENFITENTLTDPTERRQIELLISLLIGSINSVDKIGKDLPETVLDKVKRNITLFDSDQTRFIFKKLPKKRITIQGLAGTGKTELLLHKLKELYTENTDNRIALTCYNKSLANSLSNRIPEFFDFMKVEEQIKWGERLWVMHSWGSQTDRSNIGLYSSICKYYDIPFQGLSSGSFDQACLKAISNLKARGVITPMFDYILIDESQDFQESFFALCELVTKSNVYVAGDIFQNIFQPNTTDALPDFLLNKCYRTDPKTLMFAHSLGFGLFERPAIRWLSDEQWNACGYNIEHINGSQYTLSRNPLRKFIDLEESSIKSVDLVEVEQLNTSDKVIEIIEEIKRDHSTVVAEDIAIIFTDDSRFSYDLMNLIAVKISSHLGWKSNKIYDTKSVKKEHISISNINNVKGLEFPFIICLANSTIGKKVRKRNSLYMTLTRSFITSYLVVNKSTNASILPEVKTGLQSINTNSKLVIVKPTTDELIDQSELVLDVNDITLSQKDIVDAIFEECKIPVHHQEQLRKSVHSLHPDSVDKVLIKRIIVRNQELL is encoded by the coding sequence ATGAAAGGTGATACAATTAATAATTATTTTTTAAAAGGGGAAAATCCTATGCAACAACAATCACACTTTTTTTCGAATATCCAACCTTCTAGGGAGCTGGATAACTTTTTGCAACAACTAGAGGGATATGCCAATGAGAAAAATACCCCAATCTATCTAATAGATGGGCCTTTGGGTGACAAGAAATATACTTATGAACTTGATCAACCAATGATTTTACTAATTCCAGAACATCAGATTATGCTGATAGATACTCAGGACGATTCTGATTCTTTCAATGATTTTATCGATGATTTTTCAGAAGATCTAGGGCATCTATCTGATAAGTTTGAATACAAAAAAATTCTGGGTAGACCCAGAGTATGGAAACAAGATCTAATAACCGATAAGCACTTAAAGCACTTTGATGGAGATATTGAAAACTTTATCACTGAAAACACTCTTACTGACCCCACGGAAAGAAGACAAATTGAATTGCTCATCTCTTTATTAATAGGAAGTATAAATTCAGTCGATAAAATCGGAAAAGACCTGCCTGAAACTGTTTTAGATAAGGTGAAAAGAAATATTACTTTGTTCGATAGTGATCAGACGAGGTTCATTTTCAAAAAATTACCTAAGAAAAGAATTACAATACAAGGTTTAGCTGGAACTGGAAAAACAGAATTATTACTACACAAACTTAAAGAGCTGTATACTGAAAATACTGACAATCGAATTGCTCTCACCTGTTATAATAAGTCTCTCGCAAACTCATTAAGTAATCGGATTCCCGAGTTTTTCGATTTTATGAAAGTAGAAGAACAGATTAAATGGGGAGAAAGGTTATGGGTAATGCACAGTTGGGGGTCACAAACAGACAGATCAAATATTGGTTTATATAGTTCGATTTGTAAATATTATGATATACCTTTTCAAGGATTGAGTTCAGGCAGCTTTGATCAGGCATGTTTGAAAGCAATTTCAAACTTAAAAGCAAGAGGAGTAATTACTCCTATGTTTGATTACATTTTAATTGACGAAAGCCAAGACTTTCAAGAGAGTTTCTTTGCACTCTGCGAGTTAGTTACAAAATCAAACGTTTACGTTGCTGGTGACATTTTCCAAAATATTTTCCAACCTAATACTACTGATGCACTACCTGATTTTTTATTAAACAAATGTTACAGAACAGATCCCAAAACTTTAATGTTTGCACATTCCTTAGGTTTTGGTCTTTTTGAAAGACCAGCTATTCGCTGGTTAAGTGATGAGCAATGGAATGCTTGTGGATATAATATTGAACATATTAACGGTTCTCAATATACTTTGTCCAGAAATCCTCTTCGTAAATTTATTGATTTAGAGGAATCTTCTATAAAGAGTGTGGATTTAGTTGAAGTTGAACAGTTGAATACATCTGATAAAGTAATTGAAATTATTGAAGAGATAAAAAGAGACCATTCAACTGTAGTTGCTGAAGATATCGCAATAATATTTACAGATGACAGTAGATTTTCCTATGATCTAATGAATCTAATTGCAGTTAAAATTTCAAGTCATCTCGGATGGAAATCTAATAAAATTTATGACACAAAGTCTGTAAAAAAAGAACATATTTCAATTAGTAATATTAATAATGTTAAGGGATTAGAGTTTCCCTTCATTATTTGTTTAGCTAACTCTACGATTGGTAAAAAAGTTAGAAAAAGAAATTCTTTGTACATGACACTAACTCGATCATTTATCACTTCCTACTTAGTTGTGAATAAATCAACAAATGCAAGCATACTACCTGAAGTCAAAACTGGACTTCAAAGTATAAACACTAACAGTAAATTGGTTATTGTTAAACCAACAACTGACGAATTAATCGACCAATCTGAATTAGTACTTGATGTGAATGATATTACTCTTTCTCAGAAAGACATTGTTGATGCAATATTTGAAGAATGTAAAATACCTGTTCATCACCAAGAGCAATTAAGAAAATCAGTACATTCTTTGCATCCAGACTCTGTTGATAAAGTGTTAATTAAGCGAATTATTGTTAGGAATCAAGAATTACTATGA
- a CDS encoding spore coat protein produces the protein MNWNCNQPSQVLPAIVHPTKCCTKHTFSNVVQPHIHPSHTTIVNHTNVQNQHYFPQTQSVANQVTNQNFNMGPGPGQVAGAYMPGPGQVAGAYMPGPGQVAGAYMPGYGQPGQVAGAMSNMPAPGVGGAYNPGNMKRPWR, from the coding sequence ATGAATTGGAATTGTAATCAACCATCTCAAGTATTACCTGCAATTGTTCATCCTACTAAATGCTGTACCAAACACACTTTCAGTAACGTTGTTCAACCTCACATCCATCCATCTCACACAACAATTGTGAATCATACGAATGTTCAAAATCAACACTATTTTCCACAAACTCAATCAGTTGCAAATCAAGTAACAAATCAAAATTTTAATATGGGACCAGGGCCGGGACAGGTGGCTGGTGCATATATGCCAGGACCAGGTCAGGTGGCTGGTGCGTATATGCCAGGACCAGGACAGGTGGCTGGTGCATATATGCCAGGATACGGGCAGCCAGGACAGGTGGCTGGCGCCATGTCGAATATGCCAGCACCAGGTGTTGGTGGAGCATATAATCCAGGTAATATGAAGAGACCTTGGCGTTGA
- a CDS encoding aspartyl-phosphate phosphatase Spo0E family protein — MSKQELLKLIEKKRAEMIEIATKNGINSNVSIQYSQELDHLLNEYNRYSYSSMKRMTYS; from the coding sequence GTGTCTAAACAAGAATTATTGAAACTTATTGAAAAAAAACGAGCGGAAATGATTGAAATCGCAACGAAAAATGGAATTAACTCAAACGTGTCCATTCAATACAGTCAGGAACTCGATCACTTGCTGAATGAATACAATCGTTATAGCTACAGTTCAATGAAACGAATGACTTATTCTTAA
- a CDS encoding cytochrome c biogenesis CcdA family protein: MTDLNLFLAFGAGFLSFVSPCCLPLYPAFLSYITGVSVGEIKTENAMLQKRSLLHTLFFLLGFSIIFIALGFGSSFIGEFFFGYSELIRQVGAILIIFFGLVIVGVFQPKFLMKEHRFELKNRPSGYLGSVLIGLAFAAGWTPCTGPILTAVFALTLSNPGSAMIYMIAYILGFAIPFLVMAFFIGRLGWIRKHNLKIMKIGGWLMILIGIMLFFDWMTQIIILFSRLFGGFTGF, translated from the coding sequence ATGACAGATTTGAATCTATTTTTAGCCTTTGGAGCTGGTTTTTTATCTTTTGTCTCACCATGCTGCCTGCCTTTATATCCAGCCTTTTTATCATACATAACTGGTGTTTCGGTCGGAGAGATTAAAACGGAAAATGCTATGCTGCAAAAAAGGAGTCTTCTTCATACACTGTTCTTTTTACTTGGATTCTCGATTATTTTTATCGCGCTCGGTTTTGGAAGTTCTTTTATTGGGGAGTTCTTTTTTGGATATTCTGAATTGATCAGGCAAGTGGGAGCTATTCTTATAATCTTCTTTGGGCTTGTGATCGTTGGTGTTTTCCAGCCGAAGTTCTTAATGAAGGAACACCGCTTTGAATTAAAAAACAGACCGTCTGGATATCTAGGTTCTGTTTTAATAGGTCTTGCATTTGCCGCCGGCTGGACACCATGTACAGGACCAATTTTAACAGCTGTTTTCGCTTTAACGCTCAGCAATCCTGGTTCTGCAATGATCTATATGATAGCCTACATACTTGGTTTTGCTATTCCGTTTCTTGTAATGGCTTTCTTTATTGGCAGGCTGGGATGGATCCGAAAACATAATTTGAAAATCATGAAGATTGGCGGATGGCTGATGATTCTAATTGGAATCATGCTCTTTTTCGACTGGATGACTCAGATTATTATCTTATTCAGCAGACTGTTTGGAGGGTTTACAGGATTTTAG
- a CDS encoding response regulator, protein MANVLIVDDAKFMRVTLSKILTSNGHEIAGEAENGAEAVRLYQTLQPDLVTMDITMPVMNGIEALKEIKKEFPQSKIIMCSAMGQQKMVVEAIEAGAKDFIIKPFDETRVYDAINRVLG, encoded by the coding sequence ATGGCTAATGTACTGATTGTGGATGATGCCAAGTTTATGAGGGTAACATTATCTAAAATACTTACAAGCAATGGACATGAAATTGCAGGAGAAGCTGAAAATGGAGCAGAAGCCGTTCGCCTTTATCAAACATTGCAGCCAGACCTGGTTACAATGGATATCACAATGCCTGTGATGAACGGCATCGAAGCATTAAAAGAAATTAAAAAAGAATTTCCTCAATCAAAGATTATAATGTGTTCAGCGATGGGGCAGCAGAAAATGGTCGTTGAAGCAATTGAAGCCGGAGCAAAGGACTTTATCATTAAGCCTTTTGATGAAACGAGAGTGTACGATGCTATAAATCGTGTATTGGGATAA
- a CDS encoding CcdC family protein — translation MLVIFSTIIAVVMALGVMMIRMRASKKPASAKKIILPPIFMSTGALMFLHPMFRVTPFEFLEAITLGCIFSIFLIKTSTFEVKEDKIYLKRSKAFAFILIGLLIIRIALKFYLSNTIDVGELSGMFWILAFGMIVPWRIAMYLSYRKLENQLNPPNIQAT, via the coding sequence ATATTGGTCATTTTCTCAACAATTATTGCAGTCGTGATGGCATTAGGTGTCATGATGATACGCATGAGAGCTTCTAAAAAGCCTGCTAGTGCCAAAAAGATTATCTTACCGCCAATCTTTATGAGCACTGGTGCATTGATGTTTTTGCATCCTATGTTCCGTGTGACTCCGTTTGAATTTTTGGAAGCGATCACGCTCGGATGTATTTTCTCTATCTTTTTAATTAAAACTTCAACATTTGAAGTGAAAGAAGACAAGATATACTTGAAAAGGTCAAAAGCTTTTGCATTTATATTAATCGGACTGCTGATTATTCGAATCGCTTTAAAATTTTACTTGAGCAATACGATAGACGTAGGGGAACTAAGCGGGATGTTCTGGATCCTTGCGTTTGGAATGATTGTCCCTTGGCGAATTGCCATGTATCTTTCCTATCGGAAGCTCGAAAATCAGCTCAATCCGCCAAATATTCAGGCTACATGA
- a CDS encoding DUF2621 domain-containing protein, translating to MLDGWFLWFILFWVVFLAGMLGIGGFFMFRKFLKRLPKEDGKSDLDWEDYYIQQTRHLWDSRQKELLEDLVEPVPELFRDVARAKIAGKIGEMALKENAERITQDLVIRGYITATPKRDHKFLLKRLKEKEIDHTPYRALF from the coding sequence ATGTTAGACGGCTGGTTCCTATGGTTTATTCTTTTCTGGGTCGTTTTTTTGGCAGGAATGCTTGGAATAGGCGGATTTTTTATGTTCCGCAAATTTTTAAAGCGTTTACCAAAAGAGGATGGAAAATCGGACCTGGATTGGGAAGATTATTACATACAGCAAACAAGGCACCTATGGGATTCAAGGCAGAAAGAGCTTTTAGAAGACCTTGTAGAACCTGTGCCTGAATTATTCAGAGATGTTGCAAGAGCTAAAATTGCAGGCAAAATCGGGGAAATGGCATTAAAGGAAAACGCAGAACGAATCACTCAGGACTTGGTGATTCGCGGTTATATTACAGCAACTCCTAAACGAGATCATAAATTCCTGTTAAAAAGACTTAAGGAAAAAGAAATCGATCATACACCATACAGAGCTTTATTTTAA
- a CDS encoding YflJ family protein has protein sequence MAYYGSKGWYVKKLREMGITKHPIERRKLKLYKTYVLRNLYFRFTQEMDETS, from the coding sequence ATGGCTTATTATGGTTCAAAAGGATGGTATGTTAAAAAACTGAGAGAAATGGGGATCACGAAACACCCAATTGAAAGACGGAAATTGAAATTATACAAAACCTACGTTCTGCGGAACCTGTATTTCCGATTCACTCAAGAAATGGATGAAACTTCCTGA
- a CDS encoding Hsp20/alpha crystallin family protein, whose translation MDKKKRSKPSDLSCIEDWMNQFFTDPFSALLDYHSFRVDLFETSDEYIVEAEFTNINPEDIKIVTNQETLIISAHPSLSANEDKDQLERSILLPFSLEKKMIEAFFSNDILEVKICKEGSCARNGCHIPVQFTN comes from the coding sequence ATGGACAAAAAAAAACGTTCAAAGCCATCTGATCTAAGCTGTATTGAAGACTGGATGAATCAATTTTTCACAGATCCATTCTCAGCTCTGCTTGATTACCATTCTTTCCGTGTGGATTTATTTGAAACAAGTGATGAATATATTGTAGAAGCAGAATTCACAAATATAAATCCAGAAGATATAAAAATAGTAACCAATCAAGAAACGTTAATCATCTCGGCCCATCCTTCTCTATCTGCAAATGAAGATAAAGATCAGCTGGAAAGATCCATTCTTCTTCCTTTTTCGCTTGAGAAAAAAATGATAGAAGCCTTTTTTTCAAATGATATTCTGGAAGTGAAAATATGCAAAGAAGGCAGCTGTGCACGCAACGGGTGTCACATCCCTGTCCAATTTACAAATTAA
- a CDS encoding small acid-soluble spore protein P, with protein MTNKNDSKDMHKNAPKGNNPGQPEPLSGSKKVKNRNHTRQKHNSHHDM; from the coding sequence ATGACCAATAAAAATGACAGTAAAGATATGCACAAGAATGCACCAAAAGGCAATAATCCGGGTCAGCCTGAACCATTAAGCGGGTCTAAAAAAGTGAAGAACCGGAATCATACACGCCAAAAACATAACTCACACCACGACATGTAA
- the sspO gene encoding small acid-soluble spore protein O — protein MAKRKANHVIEGMNAASAQGKGTGYNEEFSNEPLTAAQKQNNKKRKKNQ, from the coding sequence ATGGCAAAACGTAAAGCAAACCATGTCATAGAAGGCATGAACGCTGCTTCAGCACAAGGAAAAGGGACAGGATATAATGAGGAATTTTCGAATGAGCCTCTGACCGCTGCCCAGAAGCAGAATAATAAAAAACGCAAAAAAAATCAGTAA
- the acnA gene encoding aconitate hydratase AcnA produces the protein MTKQQQLSHHDVFQARKSFTVGGKTYNYYSLKALEDAGVGNVSKLPYSIKVLLESVLRQVDGRVITKEHVENLAKWGTAEQKELDVPFKPSRVILQDFTGVPAVVDLASLRKAMADIGGNPDVINPEITVDLVIDHSVQVDKAGTMDSLQFNMELEFERNAERYKFLSWAKKAFNNYRAVPPATGIVHQVNLEYLANVVHAVEGADGTFETYPDSLVGTDSHTTMINGIGVLGWGVGGIEAEAGMLGQPSYFPVPEVIGVKLTGQMPNGTTATDLALKVTQVLRQKGVVGKFVEFFGPGVPQLPLADRATIANMAPEYGATCGFFPVDDESLEYMKLTGRDQELVDVVEAYCKANELFFSPDVEPVYTSVVEIDLGEIEANLSGPKRPQDLIPLSAMQKSFQTALAAPAGNQGFGLEAAEADKEISVTLANGEKTKMKTGAIAIAAITSCTNTSNPYVLVGAGLVAKKAIEKGMKVPAYVKTSLAPGSKVVTGYLENSGLLPYMNQLGFNVVGYGCTTCIGNSGPLAEEIEKAVAENDLLVTSVLSGNRNFEGRIHPLVKGNYLASPPLVVAYALAGTVNIDLKNDSLGKDKDGNDVFFNDIWPSMDEINEIVKQTVTPELFRQEYGRVFDDNERWNAIQTTDEALYQWDQDSTYIQNPPFFENLNPEPGLVEPLTNLRVVAKFGDSVTTDHISPAGSIGKDTPAGRYLQEKGVSPREFNSYGSRRGNHEVMMRGTFANIRIKNQVAPGTEGGYTTYWPTGEVTSIYDACMKYKQDGTGLAVLAGKDYGMGSSRDWAAKGTNLLGIKTVIAESFERIHRSNLVFMGVLPLQFKQGESAEVLGLTGKETIEVLINEAVKPRDHVKVRATDEEGNVKEFEVLVRFDSDVEVDYYRHGGILQMVLREKIKG, from the coding sequence ATGACGAAACAACAGCAATTATCACATCACGATGTTTTCCAAGCGCGTAAAAGTTTTACAGTAGGCGGAAAAACATACAACTATTATTCATTAAAAGCATTAGAAGATGCAGGGGTCGGCAATGTTTCAAAATTGCCATACTCAATCAAAGTTCTGCTTGAATCAGTTCTAAGACAAGTAGATGGAAGAGTCATCACAAAAGAGCATGTTGAAAATTTAGCAAAATGGGGAACGGCAGAGCAAAAAGAGCTTGATGTGCCATTTAAGCCATCACGTGTTATTCTGCAGGATTTCACAGGCGTTCCGGCTGTAGTGGACCTTGCTTCGCTCCGTAAAGCAATGGCAGACATCGGCGGAAATCCTGATGTCATTAATCCTGAAATTACAGTGGACTTGGTAATCGATCACTCTGTTCAGGTTGATAAAGCAGGAACAATGGATTCCCTTCAATTCAATATGGAACTTGAGTTCGAACGCAACGCTGAACGCTATAAATTTTTGAGCTGGGCAAAGAAAGCGTTTAATAATTATCGCGCAGTACCTCCTGCAACTGGAATCGTTCACCAGGTAAACCTAGAGTACCTGGCAAACGTTGTTCATGCAGTTGAAGGCGCAGACGGCACATTTGAAACATACCCAGATTCACTTGTAGGAACGGATTCACATACAACGATGATCAACGGCATCGGCGTATTAGGATGGGGTGTCGGCGGCATTGAGGCTGAAGCTGGAATGCTTGGACAGCCATCATATTTCCCTGTTCCAGAAGTAATCGGAGTAAAATTGACAGGCCAAATGCCAAACGGCACAACGGCAACAGACCTTGCCCTTAAAGTAACACAAGTTCTTCGTCAAAAAGGCGTTGTAGGCAAGTTTGTTGAATTCTTCGGACCTGGTGTACCGCAGCTTCCGCTTGCAGACCGTGCAACAATTGCCAACATGGCACCTGAATACGGCGCAACTTGCGGATTCTTCCCAGTAGACGATGAATCATTAGAATACATGAAGTTAACTGGCCGTGACCAGGAGCTTGTAGATGTTGTTGAAGCATACTGCAAAGCAAACGAACTATTCTTCTCACCTGATGTAGAGCCAGTCTACACATCTGTTGTAGAAATTGATCTTGGTGAGATTGAAGCAAATCTTTCAGGTCCTAAGCGTCCTCAGGATTTAATTCCACTGTCAGCTATGCAGAAATCTTTCCAAACAGCTCTTGCTGCTCCAGCCGGCAACCAGGGCTTTGGTTTAGAAGCAGCAGAAGCTGATAAAGAAATTAGCGTAACGCTTGCTAACGGTGAAAAAACAAAAATGAAAACAGGTGCAATTGCCATTGCCGCGATTACAAGCTGCACAAACACTTCTAATCCATATGTATTGGTTGGAGCTGGTTTAGTAGCTAAAAAAGCAATCGAAAAAGGCATGAAGGTTCCTGCTTATGTTAAAACTTCTTTAGCACCAGGTTCAAAAGTTGTTACAGGCTACCTTGAGAACTCCGGATTACTTCCTTATATGAACCAATTAGGCTTCAATGTTGTCGGTTATGGATGCACAACATGCATCGGGAACTCCGGTCCTCTTGCAGAAGAGATCGAAAAGGCAGTTGCTGAAAACGACTTGCTTGTTACATCTGTTCTTTCAGGCAACCGAAACTTTGAAGGAAGAATTCATCCGCTTGTAAAAGGAAACTATCTGGCTTCACCGCCGCTGGTTGTAGCCTACGCTTTAGCTGGTACAGTGAATATCGACCTTAAAAATGATTCATTAGGTAAAGACAAGGATGGCAACGATGTATTCTTTAACGATATCTGGCCATCAATGGACGAAATCAATGAGATCGTAAAACAAACGGTAACACCTGAGCTCTTCCGCCAGGAATATGGCAGAGTATTTGATGATAACGAGCGCTGGAATGCGATTCAGACAACAGATGAGGCATTGTATCAGTGGGATCAGGATTCCACTTATATTCAAAACCCTCCATTCTTTGAAAACCTGAATCCAGAGCCAGGTCTTGTTGAGCCGCTAACGAATTTGCGTGTTGTTGCAAAATTCGGCGATTCTGTTACAACAGACCATATCTCTCCAGCCGGTTCAATCGGAAAAGATACTCCTGCAGGACGTTACCTTCAGGAAAAAGGCGTCAGCCCGAGAGAATTTAACTCATATGGTTCACGCCGCGGAAATCATGAAGTTATGATGCGCGGAACATTTGCAAATATCCGTATTAAAAACCAAGTAGCACCAGGAACAGAAGGCGGCTATACAACATATTGGCCAACTGGTGAAGTGACTTCCATCTATGACGCTTGCATGAAGTATAAACAAGACGGAACTGGTCTTGCCGTTCTTGCTGGTAAAGACTATGGAATGGGAAGCTCACGTGACTGGGCAGCAAAAGGCACAAACTTACTGGGCATCAAAACAGTTATTGCTGAGAGCTTTGAGCGTATTCACAGAAGCAACCTTGTATTCATGGGCGTTCTTCCTCTGCAGTTCAAGCAAGGTGAAAGTGCTGAGGTTCTTGGCTTAACAGGTAAAGAAACTATCGAGGTTCTGATAAATGAAGCAGTTAAACCTCGCGACCATGTGAAAGTAAGAGCAACTGATGAAGAAGGCAATGTAAAAGAATTTGAAGTGCTTGTACGCTTTGACAGTGATGTTGAAGTTGACTACTACCGCCATGGCGGCATCCTTCAAATGGTCTTACGCGAAAAAATAAAAGGCTAA
- a CDS encoding TlpA family protein disulfide reductase has product MKLKRILAIGLLVFLAGYAVWFAILPKEPKEGLEIGNKPPEFELEMLNGEKVHLDDVKGKKVMVNFWATWCPPCEAEMPEMQKLQNEHPDELVVLAVNMTNAEKSREDVETFISKRKLTFPVALDKDGRVSVQYEVYSYPTTYFLDEEGKILNISRGAMTKETMEKLLEI; this is encoded by the coding sequence ATGAAATTGAAACGAATACTTGCCATTGGTCTGCTTGTGTTTTTAGCGGGCTATGCAGTCTGGTTTGCGATCCTGCCTAAAGAACCAAAAGAAGGGCTTGAGATAGGAAATAAGCCGCCAGAATTTGAACTTGAGATGCTAAACGGAGAAAAAGTTCATTTAGATGACGTAAAAGGCAAAAAAGTGATGGTCAATTTCTGGGCTACATGGTGTCCGCCGTGCGAAGCGGAAATGCCGGAAATGCAGAAGCTGCAAAATGAACACCCTGATGAATTGGTTGTTCTTGCTGTTAACATGACAAATGCTGAAAAAAGCAGGGAAGATGTTGAAACATTTATTTCAAAACGGAAACTAACCTTTCCTGTAGCTTTGGATAAGGATGGAAGAGTAAGTGTTCAATACGAAGTATATTCGTATCCCACAACATATTTTCTTGATGAAGAAGGAAAAATCCTTAATATTTCCCGCGGTGCGATGACAAAGGAAACGATGGAGAAACTGCTTGAAATCTAA
- a CDS encoding FbpB family small basic protein: MSRLRKIKKMTFEELVLENKKELLKDQEALNRLEERVEQRLLDKLS, from the coding sequence GTGTCTCGCTTGAGAAAAATAAAAAAAATGACGTTTGAAGAGTTAGTTCTTGAAAATAAGAAGGAACTGTTGAAGGACCAGGAAGCTTTAAATCGGCTCGAAGAGAGAGTAGAGCAGAGGCTGCTGGATAAGCTCAGTTAA
- a CDS encoding acid-soluble spore protein N, producing MTNSNDKQSHFTPNHIGTKSRGFGGNKGKKMQNKSNEHPQVMQTKGE from the coding sequence ATGACAAACTCAAATGATAAACAAAGCCATTTCACTCCAAACCACATTGGAACAAAATCCAGAGGTTTTGGCGGAAATAAAGGAAAAAAAATGCAAAATAAATCGAATGAACATCCACAGGTAATGCAAACAAAAGGTGAGTAG
- the tlp gene encoding small acid-soluble spore protein Tlp, with the protein MGYKSNPDDRSDNVEKLQDMVQNTIENIEKAQETAEFSSGEERARIEAKNHRREESLEAFRSEISDEASARENGYK; encoded by the coding sequence ATGGGTTATAAATCAAATCCAGATGATCGTTCAGATAATGTTGAAAAGCTGCAGGATATGGTTCAAAACACGATTGAAAATATAGAAAAGGCACAGGAAACGGCAGAGTTCTCAAGTGGCGAAGAAAGAGCCCGCATCGAAGCTAAAAACCACCGCCGTGAAGAAAGTCTTGAAGCCTTCCGTTCTGAAATCAGCGATGAAGCATCTGCACGCGAGAATGGCTATAAATAA